From the genome of Gorilla gorilla gorilla isolate KB3781 chromosome 4, NHGRI_mGorGor1-v2.1_pri, whole genome shotgun sequence, one region includes:
- the SGSH gene encoding N-sulphoglucosamine sulphohydrolase isoform X3 encodes MSCPVPACCALLLVLGLCRARPRNALLLLADDGGFESGAYNNSAVATPHLDALARRSLLFRNAFTSVSSCSPSRASLLTGLPQHQNGMYGLHQDVHHFNSFDKVRSLPLLLSQAGVRTGIIGKKHVGPETVYPFDFAYTEENGSVLQVGRNITRIKLLVRKFLQTQDDRPFFLYVAFHDPHRCGHSQPQYGTFCEKFGNGESGMGRIPDWTPQAYDPLDVLVPYFVPNTPAARADLAAQYTTVGRMDQGVGLVLQELRDAGVLNDTLVIFTSDNGIPFPSGRTNLYWPGTAEPLLVSSPEHPKRWGQVSEAYVSLLDLTPTILDWFSIPYPSYAIFGSKTIHLTGRSLLPALEAEPLWATVFGSQSHHEVTMSYPMRSVQHRHFRLVHNLNFKMPFPIDQDFYVSPTFQDLLNRTTAGQPTGWYKDLRHYYYRARWELYDRSQDPHETQNLAADPRFAQLLEMLRDQLAKWQWETHDPWVCAPDGVLEEKLSPQCQPLHNEL; translated from the exons CTGATGACGGAGGCTTTGAGAGTGGCGCGTACAACAACAGCGCCGTCGCCACCCCGCACCTGGACGCCTTGGCCCGCCGCAGCCTCCTGTTCCGCAACGCCTTCACCTCGGTCAGCAGCTGCTCTCCCAGCCGCGCCAGCCTCCTCACTGGCCTGCCCCAG CATCAGAACGGGATGTACGGGCTGCACCAGGACGTGCACCACTTCAACTCCTTCGACAAGGTGCGGAGCCTGCCGCTGCTGCTCAGCCAAGCTGGTGTGCGCACAG GCATCATCGGGAAGAAGCATGTGGGGCCGGAGACCGTGTACCCGTTTGACTTTGCGTACACGGAGGAGAATGGCTCCGTCCTCCAGGTGGGGCGGAACATCACTAGAATTAAGCTGCTCGTCCGGAAATTCCTGCAGACTCAGGATGACCG GCCTTTCTTCCTCTACGTCGCCTTCCACGACCCCCACCGCTGTGGGCACTCCCAGCCCCAGTATGGAACCTTCTGTGAGAAGTTTGGCAACGGAGAGAGCGGCATGGGTCGTATCCCAGACTGGACCCCCCAGGCCTACGACCCACTGGACGTGCTG GTGCCTTACTTCGTCCCCAACACCCCGGCAGCCCGAGCCGACCTGGCCGCTCAGTACACCACCGTCGGCCGCATGGACCAAG GAGTTGGACTGGTGCTCCAGGAGCTGCGTGACGCCGGTGTTCTGAACGACACACTGGTGATCTTCACGTCCGACAACGGGATCCCCTTCCCCAGCGGCAGGACCAACCTGTACTGGCCGGGCACTGCTGAACCCTTACTTGTGTCATCCCCGGAGCACCCAAAACGCTGGGGTCAAGTCAGCGAGGCCTACGTGAGCCTCCTAG ACCTCACGCCCACCATCTTGGATTGGTTCTCGATCCCGTACCCCAGCTACGCCATCTTTGGCTCAAAGACCATCCACCTCACTGGCCGGTCCCTCCTGCCGGCGCTGGAGGCCGAGCCCCTCTGGGCCACCGTCTTTGGCAGCCAGAGCCACCACGAGGTCACCATGTCCTACCCCATGCGCTCCGTGCAGCACCGGCACTTCCGCCTCGTGCACAACCTCAACTTCAAGATGCCCTTTCCCATCGACCAGGACTTCTACGTCTCACCCACCTTCCAGGACCTCCTGAACCGCACCACAGCTGGTCAGCCCACGGGCTGGTACAAGGACCTCCGTCATTACTACTACCGGGCGCGCTGGGAGCTCTACGACCGGAGCCAGGACCCCCACGAGACCCAGAACCTGGCCGCCGACCCGCGCTTTGCTCAGCTTCTGGAGATGCTTCGGGACCAGCTGGCCAAGTGGCAGTGGGAGACCCATGACCCCTGGGTGTGCGCCCCCGACGGCGTCCTCGAGGAGAAGCTCTCTCCCCAGTGCCAGCCCCTCCACAATGAGCTGTGA
- the SGSH gene encoding N-sulphoglucosamine sulphohydrolase isoform X4 — MSCPVPACCALLLVLGLCRARPRNALLLLADDGGFESGAYNNSAVATPHLDALARRSLLFRNAFTSVSSCSPSRASLLTGLPQHQNGMYGLHQDVHHFNSFDKVRSLPLLLSQAGVRTGIIGKKHVGPETVYPFDFAYTEENGSVLQVGRNITRIKLLVRKFLQTQDDRPFFLYVAFHDPHRCGHSQPQYGTFCEKFGNGESGMGRIPDWTPQAYDPLDVLVPYFVPNTPAARADLAAQYTTVGRMDQGVGLVLQELRDAGVLNDTLVIFTSDNGIPFPSGRTNLYWPGTAEPLLVSSPEHPKRWGQVSEAYVSLLEEKNEAQRGEVSCSGLHSW; from the exons CTGATGACGGAGGCTTTGAGAGTGGCGCGTACAACAACAGCGCCGTCGCCACCCCGCACCTGGACGCCTTGGCCCGCCGCAGCCTCCTGTTCCGCAACGCCTTCACCTCGGTCAGCAGCTGCTCTCCCAGCCGCGCCAGCCTCCTCACTGGCCTGCCCCAG CATCAGAACGGGATGTACGGGCTGCACCAGGACGTGCACCACTTCAACTCCTTCGACAAGGTGCGGAGCCTGCCGCTGCTGCTCAGCCAAGCTGGTGTGCGCACAG GCATCATCGGGAAGAAGCATGTGGGGCCGGAGACCGTGTACCCGTTTGACTTTGCGTACACGGAGGAGAATGGCTCCGTCCTCCAGGTGGGGCGGAACATCACTAGAATTAAGCTGCTCGTCCGGAAATTCCTGCAGACTCAGGATGACCG GCCTTTCTTCCTCTACGTCGCCTTCCACGACCCCCACCGCTGTGGGCACTCCCAGCCCCAGTATGGAACCTTCTGTGAGAAGTTTGGCAACGGAGAGAGCGGCATGGGTCGTATCCCAGACTGGACCCCCCAGGCCTACGACCCACTGGACGTGCTG GTGCCTTACTTCGTCCCCAACACCCCGGCAGCCCGAGCCGACCTGGCCGCTCAGTACACCACCGTCGGCCGCATGGACCAAG GAGTTGGACTGGTGCTCCAGGAGCTGCGTGACGCCGGTGTTCTGAACGACACACTGGTGATCTTCACGTCCGACAACGGGATCCCCTTCCCCAGCGGCAGGACCAACCTGTACTGGCCGGGCACTGCTGAACCCTTACTTGTGTCATCCCCGGAGCACCCAAAACGCTGGGGTCAAGTCAGCGAGGCCTACGTGAGCCTCCTAG AGGAAaagaatgaggctcagagaggtgaagtaagcTGCTCAGGATTGCACAGCTGGTAA
- the SGSH gene encoding N-sulphoglucosamine sulphohydrolase isoform X2 — translation MSCPVPACCALLLVLGLCRARPRNALLLLADDGGFESGAYNNSAVATPHLDALARRSLLFRNAFTSVSSCSPSRASLLTGLPQHQNGMYGLHQDVHHFNSFDKVRSLPLLLSQAGVRTGIIGKKHVGPETVYPFDFAYTEENGSVLQVGRNITRIKLLVRKFLQTQDDRPFFLYVAFHDPHRCGHSQPQYGTFCEKFGNGESGMGRIPDWTPQAYDPLDVLVPYFVPNTPAARADLAAQYTTVGRMDQGVGLVLQELRDAGVLNDTLVIFTSDNGIPFPSGRTNLYWPGTAEPLLVSSPEHPKRWGQVSEAYVSLLGTEAQRDDVAVRGVGSTRHLPLLIGLEKVAAQSGVGSALPRAAPVC, via the exons CTGATGACGGAGGCTTTGAGAGTGGCGCGTACAACAACAGCGCCGTCGCCACCCCGCACCTGGACGCCTTGGCCCGCCGCAGCCTCCTGTTCCGCAACGCCTTCACCTCGGTCAGCAGCTGCTCTCCCAGCCGCGCCAGCCTCCTCACTGGCCTGCCCCAG CATCAGAACGGGATGTACGGGCTGCACCAGGACGTGCACCACTTCAACTCCTTCGACAAGGTGCGGAGCCTGCCGCTGCTGCTCAGCCAAGCTGGTGTGCGCACAG GCATCATCGGGAAGAAGCATGTGGGGCCGGAGACCGTGTACCCGTTTGACTTTGCGTACACGGAGGAGAATGGCTCCGTCCTCCAGGTGGGGCGGAACATCACTAGAATTAAGCTGCTCGTCCGGAAATTCCTGCAGACTCAGGATGACCG GCCTTTCTTCCTCTACGTCGCCTTCCACGACCCCCACCGCTGTGGGCACTCCCAGCCCCAGTATGGAACCTTCTGTGAGAAGTTTGGCAACGGAGAGAGCGGCATGGGTCGTATCCCAGACTGGACCCCCCAGGCCTACGACCCACTGGACGTGCTG GTGCCTTACTTCGTCCCCAACACCCCGGCAGCCCGAGCCGACCTGGCCGCTCAGTACACCACCGTCGGCCGCATGGACCAAG GAGTTGGACTGGTGCTCCAGGAGCTGCGTGACGCCGGTGTTCTGAACGACACACTGGTGATCTTCACGTCCGACAACGGGATCCCCTTCCCCAGCGGCAGGACCAACCTGTACTGGCCGGGCACTGCTGAACCCTTACTTGTGTCATCCCCGGAGCACCCAAAACGCTGGGGTCAAGTCAGCGAGGCCTACGTGAGCCTCCTAG gcactgaggcccagagagatgatGTGGCAGTGAGAGGTGTCGGCTCGACAAGGCACCTCCCGCTGCTGATTGGATTGGAGAAGGTAGCCGCCCAGAGTGGCGTAGGTTCGGCCCTTCCGAGGGCAGCTCCTGTGTGCTGA
- the SGSH gene encoding N-sulphoglucosamine sulphohydrolase isoform X1, producing MYGLHQDVHHFNSFDKVRSLPLLLSQAGVRTGIIGKKHVGPETVYPFDFAYTEENGSVLQVGRNITRIKLLVRKFLQTQDDRPFFLYVAFHDPHRCGHSQPQYGTFCEKFGNGESGMGRIPDWTPQAYDPLDVLVPYFVPNTPAARADLAAQYTTVGRMDQGVGLVLQELRDAGVLNDTLVIFTSDNGIPFPSGRTNLYWPGTAEPLLVSSPEHPKRWGQVSEAYVSLLDLTPTILDWFSIPYPSYAIFGSKTIHLTGRSLLPALEAEPLWATVFGSQSHHEVTMSYPMRSVQHRHFRLVHNLNFKMPFPIDQDFYVSPTFQDLLNRTTAGQPTGWYKDLRHYYYRARWELYDRSQDPHETQNLAADPRFAQLLEMLRDQLAKWQWETHDPWVCAPDGVLEEKLSPQCQPLHNEL from the exons ATGTACGGGCTGCACCAGGACGTGCACCACTTCAACTCCTTCGACAAGGTGCGGAGCCTGCCGCTGCTGCTCAGCCAAGCTGGTGTGCGCACAG GCATCATCGGGAAGAAGCATGTGGGGCCGGAGACCGTGTACCCGTTTGACTTTGCGTACACGGAGGAGAATGGCTCCGTCCTCCAGGTGGGGCGGAACATCACTAGAATTAAGCTGCTCGTCCGGAAATTCCTGCAGACTCAGGATGACCG GCCTTTCTTCCTCTACGTCGCCTTCCACGACCCCCACCGCTGTGGGCACTCCCAGCCCCAGTATGGAACCTTCTGTGAGAAGTTTGGCAACGGAGAGAGCGGCATGGGTCGTATCCCAGACTGGACCCCCCAGGCCTACGACCCACTGGACGTGCTG GTGCCTTACTTCGTCCCCAACACCCCGGCAGCCCGAGCCGACCTGGCCGCTCAGTACACCACCGTCGGCCGCATGGACCAAG GAGTTGGACTGGTGCTCCAGGAGCTGCGTGACGCCGGTGTTCTGAACGACACACTGGTGATCTTCACGTCCGACAACGGGATCCCCTTCCCCAGCGGCAGGACCAACCTGTACTGGCCGGGCACTGCTGAACCCTTACTTGTGTCATCCCCGGAGCACCCAAAACGCTGGGGTCAAGTCAGCGAGGCCTACGTGAGCCTCCTAG ACCTCACGCCCACCATCTTGGATTGGTTCTCGATCCCGTACCCCAGCTACGCCATCTTTGGCTCAAAGACCATCCACCTCACTGGCCGGTCCCTCCTGCCGGCGCTGGAGGCCGAGCCCCTCTGGGCCACCGTCTTTGGCAGCCAGAGCCACCACGAGGTCACCATGTCCTACCCCATGCGCTCCGTGCAGCACCGGCACTTCCGCCTCGTGCACAACCTCAACTTCAAGATGCCCTTTCCCATCGACCAGGACTTCTACGTCTCACCCACCTTCCAGGACCTCCTGAACCGCACCACAGCTGGTCAGCCCACGGGCTGGTACAAGGACCTCCGTCATTACTACTACCGGGCGCGCTGGGAGCTCTACGACCGGAGCCAGGACCCCCACGAGACCCAGAACCTGGCCGCCGACCCGCGCTTTGCTCAGCTTCTGGAGATGCTTCGGGACCAGCTGGCCAAGTGGCAGTGGGAGACCCATGACCCCTGGGTGTGCGCCCCCGACGGCGTCCTCGAGGAGAAGCTCTCTCCCCAGTGCCAGCCCCTCCACAATGAGCTGTGA
- the CARD14 gene encoding caspase recruitment domain-containing protein 14 isoform X4 — MVSSCELEFQEQSLRTASDQESGDEELNRLKEENEKLRSLTFSLAEKDILEQSLDEARGSRQELVERIHSLRERAVAAERQREQYWEEKEQTLLQFQKSKMACQLYREKVNALQAQVCELQKERDQAYSARDSAQREISQSLVEKDSLRRQVFELTDQVCELRTQLRQLQAEPPGVAAPAPGPRGGKGAPPSACGTHPALPSSPPARQASHTDGGNTRVHAEKNPPGAGTNTQAVLILSLKQEARTREPCPREKQRLVRMHAICPRDDSDCSLVSSTESQLLSDLSATSSRELVDSFRSSSPAPPSQQSLYKRVAEDFGEEPWSFSSCLEIPEGDPGAPPGAKAGDPHLDYELLDTADLPQLESSLQPVSPGSLDVSESGVLMRRRPARRILSQVTMLAFQGDALLEQISVIGGNLTGIFIHRVTPGSAADQMALRPGTQIVMVDYGASEPLFKAVLEDTTLEEAVGLLRRVDGFCCLSVKVNTDGYKRLLQDLEAKVATSGDSFYIRVNLAMEGRAKGELQVHCNEVLHVTDTMFQGCGCWHAHRVNSYTMKDTAAHGTIPNYSRAQQQLIALIQDMTQQCTVTRKSSSGGPQKLVRIVSMDKAKASPLRLSFDRGQLDPSRMEGSSTCFWAESCLTLVPYTLVRPHRPARPRPVLFVPRAVGKILSEKLCLLRGFKKCLAEYLSQEEYEAWSQRGDIIQEGEVSGGRCWVTRHAVESLMEKNTHALLDVQLDSVCTLHRMDIFPIVIHVSVNEKMAKKLKKGLQRLGTSEEQLLEAARQEEGDLDRAPCLYTSLAPDSWSDLDGLLSCVRQAIADEQKKVVWTEQSPQ, encoded by the exons ATGGTTTCCTCCTGCGAGCTGGAATTTCAAGAGCAGTCCCTGAGGACGGCCAGCGACCAGGAGTCCGGGGATGAGGAGCTGAACCGCCTGAAGGAGGAGAATGAGAAACTGCGCTCGCTGACTTTCAGCCTG GCGGAGAAGGACATTCTGGAGCAGAGCCTGGACGAGGCGCGGGGGAGCCGACAGGAGCTGGTGGAGCGCATCCACTCGCTGCGGGAGCGGGCCGTGGCTGCCGAGAGGCAGCGAGAGCAG TACTGGGAAGAGAAGGAACAGACCCTGCTGCAGTTCCAGAAGAGTAAGATGGCCTGCCAGCTCTACAGGGAGAAGGTGAACGCGCTGCAGGCCCAGGTGTGCGAGCTGCAGAAGGAGCGAGACCAG GCGTACTCCGCGAGGGACAGTGCTCAGAGGGAGATTTCCCAGAGCCTGGTGGAGAAGGACTCCCTCCGCAGGCAGGTGTTCGAGCTGACGGACCAGGTCTGCGAGCTGCGCACACAGCTTCGCCAGCTGCAGGCAGAGCCTCCGGGTGTG gcagctccagctcCAGGCCCCCGGGGAGGCAAAGGAGCTCCTCCCTCCGCATGTGGAACCCACCCGGCCCTTCCTTCCTCACCCCCTGCACGGCAAGCGTCCCACACCGACGGTGGAAACACACGTGTGCACGCAGAGAAAAACCCTCCTGGGGCAGGCACCAACACGCAGGCTGTGCTTATTCTGAGT CTCAAGCAGGAAGCCAGGACCAGGGAGCCCTGTCCACGGGAGAAGCAGCGGCTGGTGCGGATGCATGCCATCTGCCCCAGAGACGACAGCGACTGCAGCCTCGTCAGCTCCACAGAG TCTCAGCTCTTGTCGGACCTGAGCGCCACGTCCAGCCGCGAGCTGGTGGACAGCTTCCGCTCCAGCAGCCCCGCGCCCCCCAGCCAGCAGTCCCTGTACAAGCGGGTGGCCGAGGACTTCGGGGAAGAACCTTGGTCTTTCAG CAGCTGCCTGGAGATCCCGGAGGGAGACCCGGGAGCCCCGCCGGGAGCTAAGGCAGGCGACCCACACCTGGATTATGAGCTCCTAGACACGGCAG ACCTTCCGCAGCTGGAAAGCAGCCTGCAGCCAGTCTCCCCTGGAAGCCTTGATGTCTCGGAGAG CGGCGTCCTCATGCGGCGGAGGCCAGCCCGCAGGATCCTGAGCCAGGTCACCATGCTGGCGTTCCAGGGGGATGCATTGCTGGAGCAGATCAGCGTCATCGGCGGGAACCTCACGGGCATCTTCATCCACCGGGTCACCCCGGGCTCGGCAGCGGACCAGATGGCCTTGCGCCCGGGCACCCAGATCGTGATG GTTGATTACGGAGCCTCAGAGCCCTTGTTCAAGGCAGTCCTGGAGGACACGACCCTGGAGGAGGCCGTGGGGCTTCTCAGGAGGGTGGACGGCTTCTGCTGCCTGTCTGTGAAGGTCAACACAGACG GTTACAAGAGGCTACTCCAGGACCTGGAGGCCAAAGTGGCGACCTCGGGGGACTCATTCTACATCCGGGTCAACCTGGCCATGGAGGGCAGGGCCAAAGGGGAGCTGCAGGTGCACTGCAACGAGGTCCTGCACGTCACCGACACCATGTTCCAGGGCTGCGGCTGCTGGCATGCCCACCGCGTGAACTCTTACACCATGAAGGATACTGCCGCGCACGGCACCATCCCCAACTACTCCAG GGCTCAGCAGCAGCTCATAGCCCTCATCCAGGACATGACTCAGCAGTGCACCGTGACCCGCAAG TCATCTTCTGGGGGACCACAGAAGCTGGTCCGCATCGTCAGTATGGACAAAGCCAAGGCCAGCCCTCTGCGTTTGTCCTTTGACAGGGGCCAGTTGGACCCCAGCAGGATGGAGG GCTCCAGCACGTGCTTCTGGGCCGAGAGCTGCCTCACCCTGGTGCCCTATACCCTGGTGCGGCCCCATCGACCCGCCCGGCCCCGGCCTGTGCTCTTCGTGCCCAGGGCGGTTGGGAAGATCCTGAGCGAGAAACTGTGCCTCCTCCGAGGGTTTAAGAAGTGCCTGGCAG AGTACTTGAGCCAGGAGGAGTATGAGGCCTGGAGCCAGAGAGGGGACATCATCCAGGAGGGAGAGGTGTCCGGGGGCCGCTGCTGGGTGACCCGCCATGCTGTGGAGTCCCTCATGGAAAAG AACACCCATGCCCTCCTGGACGTCCAGCTGGACAGTGTCTGCACCCTGCACAGGATGGACATCTTCCCCATCGTCATCCACGTCTCTGTCAACGAGAAGATGGCAAAGAAGCTCAA GAAGGGCCTACAGCGGTTGGGCACCTCAGAGGAGCAGCTCCTGGAGGCTgcgaggcaggaggagggagaccTGGACCGGGCGCCCTGTCTATACACCAGCCTGGCTCCTGACAGCTGGAGCGACCTGGATGGCCTGCTCAGCTGTGTCCGCCAGGCCATCGCCGACGAGCAAAAGAAGGTGGTGTGGACAGAGCAGAGCCCCCAATGA